In Halorubrum sp. PV6, a single window of DNA contains:
- a CDS encoding zinc ribbon domain-containing protein: MSKITFRADDDLVERLEACDASKSEVMREALRTHLDGAVDEDVDASDETVDAALADRVDELIAERLDVALDERLGDPQAYSGTPSTAYTPGNAGEINVNVTLDAPGAAEDDARVTRETTANAEPTTRKTPTDPDVQTPENACGGCGENVPGDHVYCPNCGTKQSHRAFCECGDELRTDWAFCPGCGRRTPAADVLKDR, translated from the coding sequence ATGAGCAAGATCACCTTCCGTGCCGACGACGACCTCGTCGAGCGGCTGGAAGCGTGTGACGCCTCGAAAAGCGAGGTGATGCGGGAAGCCCTTCGGACGCACCTCGACGGCGCCGTCGACGAGGATGTCGACGCGTCGGACGAGACGGTCGACGCCGCGCTGGCCGATCGGGTCGACGAACTCATCGCCGAGCGACTCGATGTCGCGTTAGACGAGCGGCTCGGCGATCCGCAGGCGTATTCGGGGACACCTTCGACGGCGTATACGCCCGGAAACGCCGGCGAGATCAACGTAAACGTCACTCTCGACGCTCCGGGCGCCGCGGAGGACGACGCCCGCGTCACACGTGAGACGACGGCGAACGCCGAGCCGACGACGCGTAAGACGCCGACCGATCCGGACGTGCAAACGCCCGAAAACGCCTGCGGCGGATGTGGCGAAAACGTGCCCGGAGACCACGTTTACTGCCCGAATTGCGGCACGAAGCAGTCGCACCGAGCGTTCTGTGAGTGCGGCGACGAGCTCCGAACCGACTGGGCGTTCTGTCCCGGTTGCGGGCGTCGGACCCCCGCCGCCGACGTTTTGAAAGATCGATAA